In Paenibacillus sp. J23TS9, a single genomic region encodes these proteins:
- a CDS encoding DUF1657 domain-containing protein — protein sequence MTVSSQVKTTLASLKSAQASLETFALSTQNQDAKNLFTNAAQQTQQIVQQVESRVQQLETEEPQYKGF from the coding sequence ATGACAGTATCATCCCAGGTTAAAACAACCCTCGCTTCTTTGAAGAGTGCTCAAGCCAGCTTGGAAACTTTTGCGCTCAGCACACAAAACCAAGATGCCAAGAACCTGTTTACAAATGCAGCACAGCAAACCCAGCAAATCGTGCAGCAAGTAGAAAGCAGAGTTCAGCAATTGGAAACAGAAGAGCCGCAATACAAAGGATTCTAG
- a CDS encoding phosphatase PAP2 family protein: protein MDLQHRRLKKLAMTSLILGILFVIVTTLIVTNHIAWFDNAVISAVQGLETNWLTSVMKFFTFIGSSLMATILSVLAFLFLMVVMKHRRELIMFLVAVGGSEIWNVVLKNIIHRARPNTHRLIEISGYSFPSGHSMAAFSLYGAITFLLWRHIPSFAGRVVMIIVGVVLTLLIGISRIYLGVHYPSDVFGGYLASATWLMISIALFEKYWRQPGIVK from the coding sequence ATGGATTTACAGCATCGCCGGTTAAAAAAGCTGGCAATGACCAGCCTGATTCTTGGCATTTTATTTGTAATCGTAACGACATTAATTGTAACAAACCATATTGCCTGGTTTGACAATGCAGTCATTTCGGCGGTTCAAGGACTGGAGACTAACTGGCTTACCTCGGTTATGAAGTTCTTCACTTTCATCGGCTCCTCGCTGATGGCCACCATCTTGTCTGTGCTCGCTTTTCTCTTTCTGATGGTCGTCATGAAGCATCGCCGCGAGCTGATCATGTTTCTGGTTGCAGTAGGAGGATCCGAGATCTGGAATGTGGTTCTCAAGAATATTATTCATCGTGCAAGACCCAATACGCACCGTCTGATCGAAATATCCGGCTACAGCTTCCCCAGCGGGCATTCGATGGCGGCATTTTCCTTGTACGGTGCGATTACCTTTCTGCTGTGGAGACATATTCCGTCATTTGCAGGCAGAGTGGTCATGATCATTGTGGGTGTCGTTCTGACACTTTTGATCGGGATCAGCCGGATTTATCTGGGTGTGCACTATCCGAGTGATGTATTTGGAGGATACCTTGCCAGCGCGACCTGGCTCATGATTTCCATCGCTTTATTCGAAAAATATTGGAGACAACCAGGAATTGTGAAATAA
- a CDS encoding AI-2E family transporter produces MTSMKDFFQHSAVKKGVVLVLLVLVLYLFRSMMNLILITFILTYLVNRLHSSITRRLTNRMGISRKIALILIYALFVAALSIGTYQYAPKLIAELNVLIKQVIYFYSNPLVLTDNKIMNYILDYIHKIDFAAYIKQGYGLLSNTISNVGKFSLNIALAIIMSLFFMLEKEKVTNFTEKFRTSKLSYVYDELAYFGKKFTFSFGKVIEVQFLISVINAGFSTLFLWIMGFPNLFALGLMIFLLGLIPVMGVIVSLVPLCAIAFGIGGIPKVIYILIMVAVLHAFEAYVMNPKFMSDKTHLPIFYTFAVLIVSEHFFGVWGLILGVPVFMFLLDLLDVPVSNPPKNPPPAQQQETKPTSG; encoded by the coding sequence ATGACGTCTATGAAAGATTTTTTTCAGCATTCCGCCGTAAAAAAAGGCGTGGTACTCGTTCTGCTTGTCCTGGTTCTGTACCTGTTCAGAAGTATGATGAATCTGATCCTGATCACATTTATACTTACATACCTTGTAAACCGGCTTCATTCGTCCATAACCCGTCGGTTAACAAACCGGATGGGCATCAGCAGGAAAATTGCGCTCATTCTGATATACGCTCTGTTTGTGGCAGCACTGTCGATCGGGACATATCAGTATGCGCCCAAGCTCATTGCGGAGTTGAACGTTCTGATCAAGCAGGTGATTTATTTCTACAGCAATCCCCTGGTGCTCACAGATAATAAAATAATGAATTATATTCTGGATTACATACACAAAATTGATTTCGCCGCCTATATCAAGCAGGGCTATGGTCTGCTGTCCAACACCATTTCGAATGTCGGCAAATTCAGTTTGAATATTGCCCTGGCGATCATCATGAGCTTGTTCTTTATGCTTGAAAAGGAAAAGGTGACAAACTTCACGGAAAAATTCAGAACGAGCAAGTTATCCTATGTATACGATGAGCTCGCTTACTTCGGGAAAAAATTTACCTTCTCCTTTGGTAAGGTCATCGAGGTGCAGTTCTTGATTTCCGTAATTAACGCCGGCTTTTCTACACTGTTCTTGTGGATCATGGGTTTTCCGAATCTGTTTGCACTTGGACTGATGATTTTCCTGCTCGGACTCATTCCGGTTATGGGCGTCATCGTCTCGCTGGTTCCGCTGTGCGCTATCGCTTTTGGCATCGGAGGCATTCCCAAGGTCATTTATATCTTAATCATGGTAGCTGTTCTGCACGCGTTTGAGGCGTATGTGATGAATCCTAAGTTTATGTCCGACAAGACGCATTTGCCGATTTTTTATACCTTTGCGGTTTTGATTGTTTCCGAGCACTTCTTCGGAGTATGGGGACTAATTCTCGGAGTACCGGTGTTTATGTTTCTGCTGGATCTGCTCGATGTGCCTGTCTCCAACCCGCCGAAGAATCCGCCGCCCGCTCAGCAGCAGGAGACGAAGCCTACAAGCGGGTAA
- a CDS encoding DUF421 domain-containing protein encodes MPEWVEVITRTLASVVVLFALTRLLGKRQISQLSFFEYITGITIGDLAATISLDVKGTWYLGIISLSVWVLVSLGIEFLQLKSKRARDFIDSKSTILIKDGKILEDNLKKERLTNEELLEQLRSKSAFKVAEVEFAIMEPNGEINVLLKKENQPFTPTHLGIKVGPESEPQTVILDGKVMDEPLATRGLNRRWIHTELEKIGVSLDNVYVGQVDAYGQLYVDLFDDKIKVPQPQQKVTLYAELKKLQADLEMFGLSTNRPEAKALYEQCSISLEQVISDVKPLLTR; translated from the coding sequence ATGCCGGAATGGGTTGAGGTCATTACCCGTACATTGGCATCCGTTGTTGTGCTGTTTGCACTGACCAGGCTGCTTGGCAAAAGACAAATTTCCCAGTTGTCCTTCTTCGAATATATAACGGGCATTACGATCGGGGACTTGGCGGCAACCATTTCACTAGACGTGAAAGGAACCTGGTATTTGGGTATTATCTCACTGTCCGTGTGGGTACTCGTATCGCTCGGAATTGAGTTTCTGCAGCTTAAAAGCAAAAGAGCACGCGACTTTATCGACAGTAAAAGCACGATCCTTATCAAAGACGGTAAAATTCTGGAGGACAATTTAAAGAAGGAACGTCTCACCAATGAAGAGCTTCTGGAGCAGCTGCGCAGTAAGAGTGCTTTTAAAGTTGCCGAAGTGGAATTTGCGATCATGGAGCCAAACGGCGAAATCAACGTGCTGCTAAAAAAAGAAAATCAGCCGTTCACGCCTACTCATCTCGGTATCAAGGTAGGCCCTGAGTCAGAACCGCAAACGGTCATCCTCGATGGAAAAGTGATGGATGAGCCACTGGCGACCCGGGGATTAAACCGCCGATGGATCCATACCGAGCTGGAGAAGATTGGCGTATCGCTTGATAACGTGTATGTCGGGCAGGTTGATGCCTATGGACAGCTCTACGTCGATTTATTTGATGACAAGATTAAAGTACCGCAGCCGCAGCAGAAAGTGACCCTGTATGCTGAATTAAAAAAATTGCAGGCTGATCTTGAAATGTTCGGACTGTCCACAAACCGGCCTGAGGCTAAAGCCTTGTATGAGCAGTGCTCCATCTCGCTCGAGCAGGTCATCTCTGACGTCAAGCCGTTACTAACGCGTTAG
- a CDS encoding aromatic acid exporter family protein produces the protein MTFGARMLKTGIAVTLALYISQWLHLSSPVISAVAAIFAMQPSIYRSWRYFLDQLQTNTLGAVLALIAGSVFSNEPIAVGLVCIIVIMICLKLKMGDTIGLTLVTVIIVMEASGQWQFALTRFSLSLIGIVSAFLINILLFPPKPKMQFTGQIQSTFNQMSLLMRTAISDEIKENIFRDKKRALEDSIKSLSDKYKLLEEEQKKLKRAKFSQTRHLVVYKQMLNTLRKGREVLDAVEEHYFQSERSPELDTYFDHQLEKLIKLHEHVLLKFDDNLKPSSLDSCMLLEESDDFIKQVLEYAAEQPENRLRLSIVASTMYDYGYQLERLSRLVEHYHKTDDEALWLSWLKR, from the coding sequence GTGACATTCGGGGCGCGTATGCTGAAGACGGGAATCGCCGTCACGCTCGCACTATATATCAGCCAGTGGCTACATTTATCCTCGCCGGTTATATCGGCTGTAGCAGCCATATTTGCAATGCAGCCGTCCATTTATCGTTCCTGGCGATATTTCCTGGATCAGCTCCAAACCAATACACTCGGCGCCGTGCTGGCATTGATTGCTGGTTCCGTCTTTTCCAATGAACCTATAGCAGTCGGACTTGTCTGTATTATCGTCATTATGATTTGTTTGAAGCTGAAGATGGGAGACACCATTGGTCTGACTTTGGTAACAGTGATCATTGTCATGGAAGCATCAGGACAATGGCAATTTGCCCTGACCCGCTTTTCGCTGAGTTTGATCGGCATCGTGTCCGCGTTCCTGATCAATATTTTGCTCTTTCCACCGAAACCGAAAATGCAGTTTACGGGACAAATCCAGTCGACCTTCAACCAGATGTCACTCCTGATGCGAACTGCGATTTCCGATGAGATTAAAGAGAATATTTTTCGGGATAAGAAAAGGGCATTAGAGGATTCAATCAAGTCGTTGTCGGATAAGTACAAGCTGCTGGAAGAAGAGCAGAAGAAGCTGAAGCGTGCCAAATTCAGCCAGACACGGCATCTTGTCGTGTACAAGCAAATGCTGAATACGCTGCGTAAAGGGCGGGAAGTGCTGGATGCGGTAGAGGAGCATTATTTCCAGTCTGAGCGATCACCGGAGCTCGATACGTATTTCGATCATCAGCTGGAGAAGCTGATTAAACTGCATGAGCATGTACTGCTTAAGTTCGACGATAACCTGAAGCCAAGCAGCTTGGATTCCTGCATGCTGCTGGAAGAAAGCGATGATTTTATCAAGCAGGTGCTGGAATATGCGGCTGAGCAGCCGGAGAACAGACTTCGTCTTTCGATCGTTGCATCCACCATGTATGACTATGGATATCAGCTGGAGCGGCTGAGCCGTCTGGTGGAGCATTACCACAAAACAGATGATGAAGCATTGTGGTTATCCTGGCTGAAGCGTTAA
- the spoVAC gene encoding stage V sporulation protein AC, with amino-acid sequence MVSKTKKKLTPVQQEYQALAKKREPSKFTFKNLYRAFLTGGLICLVGEAVQQMFVHFGGYSVKEAASPTVGVMILISVILTCFGVYDKIAQWAGAGTAVPVTGFANAMASAAIEYRRDGIVLGLGGSIFKVAGPVIVFGTIAAFAVGIAYVIFDPNIVGG; translated from the coding sequence ATGGTCAGTAAAACGAAAAAGAAGCTCACTCCTGTTCAGCAGGAGTATCAAGCACTCGCTAAAAAACGCGAGCCTAGCAAGTTCACCTTTAAAAATCTGTACAGGGCTTTTCTTACCGGAGGGCTGATTTGTCTTGTGGGAGAAGCCGTACAGCAAATGTTCGTCCATTTTGGAGGCTACAGCGTCAAGGAAGCTGCAAGTCCGACCGTTGGCGTTATGATTCTCATCTCGGTCATCCTGACATGCTTTGGGGTTTACGATAAAATCGCCCAATGGGCAGGAGCCGGAACGGCTGTGCCAGTTACCGGGTTTGCTAACGCCATGGCCTCTGCAGCCATCGAATACCGGCGCGACGGGATCGTGCTCGGATTGGGAGGCAGCATTTTCAAGGTCGCCGGTCCGGTCATTGTATTCGGCACGATCGCGGCGTTTGCCGTCGGCATCGCCTACGTTATCTTTGATCCCAATATTGTAGGAGGTTGA
- the spoVAD gene encoding stage V sporulation protein AD, with amino-acid sequence MLKGHQSWLFENKPTIVSAATSVGPFEGRGPLAEDFDIVHGELYLGQDSWEKAEKAFLEEAAKMAIQHAGLTEGQIQFHFGGDLMNQIISSSFAARTLTIPYLGLFGACSTSMESLALAAYIVNSGGAKHTLAATCSHNSSVEKQFRYPTEYGSQKPPTAQYTVTGAGAAVIGQEGEGPFVTSATIGRVVDMGIKDPFNMGAAMAPAAVDTMEAHFRDLQIEPGYYDLIVTGDLSKVGYEIACDLLKKHNVPMHQTTYSDCGMMIYDYETQNVQSGASGCACSAVVTYGHLLNRMRRGELNRILVVATGALLSPLSFQQNETIPCIAHAVSIEREK; translated from the coding sequence ATGCTGAAAGGCCATCAAAGCTGGTTGTTTGAAAATAAGCCTACTATCGTCTCCGCTGCTACTTCGGTCGGACCTTTTGAAGGAAGAGGCCCGCTGGCTGAAGACTTTGATATCGTGCATGGAGAGCTATATCTCGGGCAGGACAGCTGGGAAAAAGCCGAGAAGGCTTTCCTTGAAGAAGCGGCCAAAATGGCAATCCAGCATGCCGGATTGACCGAAGGGCAGATTCAATTCCATTTCGGCGGTGATCTGATGAATCAGATCATCTCCAGCAGTTTTGCCGCCCGTACGCTGACGATCCCTTATCTGGGCCTGTTTGGAGCCTGCTCTACCTCAATGGAGAGCCTCGCCTTGGCTGCCTATATTGTCAACTCCGGAGGTGCCAAGCATACCTTGGCAGCGACCTGCAGTCATAACAGCAGCGTGGAGAAGCAGTTCCGGTATCCGACCGAATACGGCTCTCAGAAACCGCCAACGGCTCAGTACACGGTTACCGGGGCCGGTGCGGCTGTGATTGGTCAGGAAGGAGAGGGTCCTTTTGTTACATCCGCCACCATCGGACGCGTCGTAGATATGGGTATCAAGGATCCTTTCAACATGGGTGCAGCCATGGCACCAGCAGCGGTCGACACCATGGAGGCCCACTTCCGTGATCTTCAGATTGAACCTGGCTATTACGATCTGATCGTAACCGGGGACCTGTCGAAGGTCGGATATGAAATCGCCTGTGATCTGCTCAAGAAGCATAATGTACCGATGCATCAAACAACGTATTCCGACTGCGGGATGATGATATACGACTACGAGACCCAGAACGTTCAGTCCGGAGCCAGCGGCTGCGCATGTTCAGCAGTCGTCACCTATGGCCATCTGCTGAACCGTATGCGCCGGGGCGAGCTTAACCGGATTCTGGTCGTTGCAACAGGCGCTTTGCTCTCCCCGCTTTCATTTCAGCAAAATGAGACCATCCCTTGTATTGCCCATGCGGTATCGATCGAACGCGAAAAATAA
- a CDS encoding peptidylprolyl isomerase, producing the protein MSDKERDTLNNEEGLTPEEQSGDIQEQNKQPIDQNKSDEPFVETEKESPVPTMLAKNSAAPAKSAAVPPTPSPATGMGSKVWMIVSLVLAIVLVIVLIKPPFAKGGDNEAVATVNGDKITKDKLYGELVSAGGTQTLDGMISETLVNQEADKKGIKVTQADIDKETAFIKKNYGSDAEFEAALQQNNLSKEEFNKQMDMQVKLRKLIEPDVKVSDDDVKKYFEENKATFDTPEQVKASHILVATKEEADAILKQLKDGADFATLAKEKSTDPGSKANGGDLGYFGRNQMYKEFEDEAFRLKDGELSGVIKTDAGYHIIKRTGYKAAHTATLEEKKADIKEQLIYQAIMTKAPTWLSDIKAKAKITNNLEEDQKKKDADASKTDTSTTDGSK; encoded by the coding sequence ATGTCAGACAAAGAAAGAGACACATTGAATAATGAAGAAGGCCTCACACCGGAAGAACAATCGGGGGACATCCAAGAGCAAAACAAACAGCCAATAGACCAAAACAAATCGGACGAGCCTTTTGTAGAAACAGAGAAGGAATCTCCGGTGCCTACCATGCTTGCTAAAAACAGCGCAGCACCAGCCAAATCAGCTGCAGTACCGCCGACACCATCCCCAGCAACGGGAATGGGAAGTAAAGTATGGATGATCGTATCCCTTGTACTGGCGATTGTGCTGGTCATCGTGTTGATCAAGCCTCCATTTGCCAAAGGTGGAGACAACGAGGCGGTTGCTACAGTAAACGGCGACAAAATTACCAAGGACAAGCTCTACGGTGAACTGGTTAGTGCCGGAGGTACGCAAACACTCGACGGTATGATTTCTGAAACACTGGTAAATCAGGAAGCCGATAAAAAAGGTATTAAGGTAACGCAAGCCGATATTGATAAAGAAACGGCATTTATTAAGAAAAACTACGGTTCGGATGCAGAATTCGAAGCTGCACTGCAACAAAACAACCTCTCCAAAGAAGAGTTCAACAAACAAATGGATATGCAGGTTAAACTGCGTAAGCTGATCGAGCCTGATGTAAAAGTCTCTGATGATGACGTGAAGAAATATTTTGAAGAAAACAAAGCTACCTTTGATACGCCGGAGCAGGTGAAAGCCTCCCACATTCTGGTTGCTACCAAAGAAGAAGCTGATGCGATCCTGAAACAGCTGAAAGACGGCGCGGATTTCGCAACGCTGGCTAAGGAAAAATCCACAGATCCAGGCTCAAAAGCCAACGGTGGTGATCTTGGATACTTCGGACGCAACCAGATGTACAAAGAATTTGAAGATGAAGCATTTAGGCTGAAGGATGGCGAGCTGAGCGGCGTGATTAAAACCGACGCAGGCTACCATATCATTAAGAGAACTGGCTACAAAGCAGCTCACACCGCAACCCTGGAAGAGAAAAAAGCCGATATCAAGGAGCAGCTGATCTACCAAGCTATCATGACCAAAGCTCCTACATGGCTCTCTGACATTAAAGCGAAAGCAAAAATCACGAACAATCTTGAAGAAGATCAAAAGAAAAAAGACGCTGACGCAAGCAAAACGGACACCTCTACAACAGACGGCAGCAAATAA